In Myxococcales bacterium, the genomic window TTTCGAGTGGCTGGGCCTGGGCGAAGACGATACTGCCACCACCCTCGAGCTTCACCCGCAGCTGAGCGCGGACGAGGGCACGCTCCACTACACGCTGATCAAGATCGCGGGCGGCAAGCAGCAGCGCAGCATCGTGAAAAAGACTCTGCCGGGCGGAGCGCCGGAGACCGTGCGCGCGGATGCTTCAGGCGCCGTGCTGTCACCGGACGGCACCCGGCTTCTGTTCGCGGACTCGCTGCAAAAGAGCGCCCTCTACAGCATGAAGCTCGACGGCAGCGACGTGCTCAAGGTCGCAACTCGCAACGGCACGAGCCCCGTCTGGTCACCCGACGGCACGAAGGTCGCGTACCTCTGGGGTGAGACCCAGGGCTGCAGCCACATCGAGGTGGTGCTCGCCGATGGTTCACAAGCCGACGCGCCGACGCGCGTCCGCGAGTGTGGCAGCTCGTTCGTCACGGAGCTGTCCTGGGTCGTGAAACCCTGAGCGTGCTGCCCGCGAGCCCAAAGCGCGGGCGGCAGCCGAGAGTCCGTAGCGCTCAACCCCCGCCGAAGTCGTCGAACTTGGCGGTGCCGTTGCCATTCCAGACCGCAAGCCCGATCTTGCCCGGCTTGCCCACATGCGGCCAACCGGCGATCTTGCGCGTGTCCAGGATCTTGTCGTTCACGAACACCTCGACCGTCCCATTCGCGTAGAGCCGGGCGCCAAACTTCGTTCCGTTCGCGAGCTTGGCGGTCAGCGGGATCTCTGCGCCCTGCTCCAGCCAGGTGCCTGCACTGCAGGTGGTGACGTGGACCATGGGTTTTGCAGGGACGTAGTCGACCTCCACCTGCTCACAGTTGATCGGTCCCTGGGACGCCAGCTGGAGCCCAATGCTGCTGGCGGTGTTGTCGACGGTCATCAGGGTCACGAACACCTCTTGCCAGGGACAGGCCGATTCAGCGAACAGGATCTCGCTGTCCTGGCCGGGTTTCATGTGAAGCAGCTGATTGCCCTTGATGGCGAAGTGGGCGGTATTGCCCACCCACGCGCCACCAATCGCCTGGGTGTCGGGCCGGTCGAAGTTGTCCAGCAACGGGCGGAAGGGGAACGTCGCACCCGTCGGAATGCCGAGACAGGTGCCGCCTCCGCCCGCGCCGCCGCCGCTGCCTCCGCTTCCGCCTTTGCCACCGCCAACGCCGCCTACACCGCCCGCGCCGCCGCTGGGCAGTGAACCACCTGCACCGCCACCGCTCGACAAGGCTCCGCTGCCACCCGCGCCCGCCCCGCTCTGCCCCGAGGCGCCCGATACACCGCCGCTCGCCACCCCACCGCTGCCTGGCGCACCACTCGCGCCGCTGGCGCCGGCGTCGGTGAATGCCTCCCCAGAGCAACCGCAGGTCGAGAGCAACACAACAGCGTAGGCCCAGCGCATCCTTACCAACCTAGCATCGATGGGTCGACGATGGTGACCTCGCGACGCCGGTCGGGAGTTCTGTTACAGCCAAGCCACGCGCAAAATCAGCATCGCGCTCTTCAGCTTGGCCATCACCGCAGCCAGCTCGAAGAACCCTCCCGCGCCTCCGGCGCCCAATCCGTCGCCCGCACCTCAGGCCTCCTCCGCGCCCGCCCCCAGCGCCTCGACAACCCCCAACCCGAATGGACTCACGGGGGTGCTCGGTCCGAGCACGCCTTCGCGAATCCGTCGAACTCGCGCTACGACCAGAAGAGCGCCGAGGCCGCCTTCGTCGAGGTCCGGAAATTCCTGGCGGAGAACCTGAAGTCGCGCTGAGACGCCTCAGCCGCGCAGCTTCTTGTACTTGATGCGATGCGGCTGGTCCGCGTCCACACCCAGGCGTCGCTTCCGGTCCACCTCGTACGCCTGGTAGTTACCCTCGAACCACTCGACGTGGCTGTCGCCCTCGAAGGCCAGGATGTGGGTCGCGATGCGATCGAGGAACCAGCGATCGTGGCTGATGACGACGGCGCAGCCGGGGAACTCGAGCAAGGCCTCTTCCAGGGCGCGCAGGGTGTCGACGTCGAGATCGTTGGTCGGTTCGTCGAGCAGCAGCAGATTCCCGCCCTCACGCAGCAGCTTGGCCAGGTGCACTCGGTTGCGCTCACCGCCGGAGAGGCTGCCGACGCGCTTCTGCTGATCGCTGCCCTTGAAGCCGAACCACGAACAGTAAGCGCGGGACGCGACCTCGCGCTTGCCCAGCTCGATCTTGTCTTCACCTTTGCTGATCTCCTGCCACACGCTGTTGTCCCCGGCCAGGGACTCGCGGCTCTGATCGACGTAGGCAATCTTCACGGTCTCGCCCACCTTGAGCGCACCCGAGTCCGGCGTCTCTTGCCCAACGAGCATGCGGAAGAGGGTGGTCTTGCCCGCACCGTTCGGGCCGATCACCCCCACGATGCCGCTCCTCGGCAGGCGAAACTCCAGATCGTCGATCAGCAGTTTGTCGCCGAAGCCCTTGACCAGATGGTCTGCTTCGATCACCACCTCGCCCAGGCGCGGCCCCGGCGGAATGCTGATTTCCGCGGGATCGACCGGTCCCTTGTTGCTCTTGGTCATGAGCTCTTCGTAGGCGGAGAGGCGAGCTTTGCTCTTGGCCTGCCGCGCCCGGGGTGACGCTCGCACCCAGTCCAGCTCCTGCTTCAGCTTGCGTTGCCGCGAGCTCTCACCCTTCTCTTCTTGCGCCA contains:
- the ettA gene encoding energy-dependent translational throttle protein EttA, translating into MDFIFTMQGVTKVHPPDKKVLEDITLAFLPGAKIGVIGANGSGKSSLLRIMAGVDKDIYGEAKPHPAIKVGYFSQEPELGDAKTVREAVEEGVQEVRSLITQFEELSMKLGEPMSDDEMNKLLEKQGALQDRIDALDAWNIDQHVDVAMEALELPPPDAEIQHLSGGEKRRVALCRVLLSAPDMLLLDEPTNHLDASSVAWLERFLKEFQGTVVAVTHDRYFLDDVAEWILELDRGRGYPFKGNYSGWLEQKGARLAQEEKGESSRQRKLKQELDWVRASPRARQAKSKARLSAYEELMTKSNKGPVDPAEISIPPGPRLGEVVIEADHLVKGFGDKLLIDDLEFRLPRSGIVGVIGPNGAGKTTLFRMLVGQETPDSGALKVGETVKIAYVDQSRESLAGDNSVWQEISKGEDKIELGKREVASRAYCSWFGFKGSDQQKRVGSLSGGERNRVHLAKLLREGGNLLLLDEPTNDLDVDTLRALEEALLEFPGCAVVISHDRWFLDRIATHILAFEGDSHVEWFEGNYQAYEVDRKRRLGVDADQPHRIKYKKLRG